The Ketobacter sp. MCCC 1A13808 DNA segment GTAGTAAGCCTTACAGTATCACCGGACTTCGCTCAGGGCCACCCTGCGGATTTACGCGTCCAGGGCACCCGGTTGCGCGACGATGGCTGCCTTGTATAGACCAGAACGCCATCTGGTTATTGTGTACCATTCCTGCTTTTGGAAGACCCACGCAGAGGCGTTGGGTGTGATCAGGCGAGCGCTCGCACTCTCATTTTCACGACAACTAAATAACGCCACTCACGATCGACTGAAATACCGTGAGGCTGTCACGCATGGCGCTATTCCCCAGCCCCTGGGACGGGAACGCCGCACTGAAATTATTTTGCTCACCGTGCAACGCCATGTAATTCATTACCACGGTTTCCACCAGCAGGTTGGGATTATTGGCTGCGGGGCTGGACGAGGTATTCACCGAACCGTTGGCGCTGAACCAGCCCACTTGACGGCCCGGAACGGCGCCGGTCATGCCCGGACGACCGGACGGGTTATATACCAGGAAGAAGGAGGCCGCTGTCGATGAGTTGTCGCCGGTCCAGACGCCTTTGCCACGGCCATCCATGGAGTCGTCGATCATGCCGTTGCTGGCGACCGAACCGTCACTGAAAACATACAAAAACAAGGGCACACCGACGCGATGGGCGTATTCGATACAGGCGCCCATACAACGACCAGCTCGCAGATCACGGGTTTCCCCGGTGGAGCGATCCCCGGTGTGATAATCAAACCCGCCCATGGTGACCGTGCCGGCTCCGGCAAAACCGTTGACCACCATTTTCATGACAGAGGCAGTTTTTTGAAATTCGTTGTCATTGAATTCCGTGCTGGAAAAGATGCCCGACGCGCCCACAATATCGGGGTCACTGGCCGGGTCCAGCGTCGCTGGGTTGCCGTACCGATCCGCCAGATCTGCGCTTTTGATATAGCCGCAATTGACCATGTCGCGAATGACTTCGTCACGGCTAACGGTGCCAATGTTCTGCGCTGCCATTTTCTGTTCGCTAATGCGGGCAATGGATTCCATCACGTTCACAACGTCGGCCTGATCCAGCATGCCCACCAGTTTGCCGGTGTCCACCATGCCGGTGACATCACTGGGGCGATCCACTTTGGTGGGCCGCACCGAGGTGTCCATGAGCATGGGTGGAGACATGGAGTTACCACCGGATTCAGAGCTGCGGGAACCGATCAGGGTTAGTAACTCGCCATCCGCGCCGGCCCGCCAGATGCCGTACATAGGGTTATGGGGGTTATTGCCGGTGTCGTTGTCTGAGCGAGCGGGAATCACCGCGCCATCCACATTCGACAGCGCTCCGACTGAGGCTTTTTCGCGGATGCCCCGCCCGAAAGCACTGTCAGAGTGGAATAGCAACCCCATAGTGCGATCAATAAATTCGCTTACACCCGTACCGGGGTTGGTGATGCCCGGCACCATGTCGCCTGGCAACCCCATTTTGCTGTAGCCTGCCGTACTGATGAAATCTTCCTGGCCACCCTGCTGCCCCACTAACACATTGGAGCCCGCAATATTGGCACCCCCGGCCAAATCAAAACAGATGAATGGAATTTTACCCGCGCCCTGAACCGTAATACCGCAGCCATCACGCAGGCTGGCGATGTCACCTGCCAACGCCGCATACGCCTGGTTCGGGTTTGCAAACAGACCCAGAATGCCTGGCCCCAATACCCCCGCCGCACCGGTCATTAACCCCTGGCGAATAAAATCGCGCCGGGATTTTGGTAATGGGTGATCCGGATACAACAGCGGTGCATTGGGGTCGGTGTTCTTGAAGCGCTTTTTCATAAGGTTTTCCTCACTGCACCAATAAAGCGGCTGAGCCTAGGGTCGCGGCGCAGGTGGCTTTGACAATTTTCTGGGTATCGGTGGCATTTCCGGATGAATGCCGTGCAGCCAGTTCCATAATCAGGGCGTCCAGTTCATTTTTCATATCGATTTCATTGGGTTGCGAATCCATATTGCTTCCCACCACCCGCGCAAACAGCGGGTCGATGATGGCGTCCCGCTGCAAAGGCGTATTGAATGCAGCACTCACACCCAGATTAAAGTTAAGGACAAAACCAGGAAAGAAGCCATTCCGCAACACCGTGTCGTCCACCAGTTCGCTGCAATACTCAATAGCCATTTGCGCAACTGCCATTTGATTGGCGGAGACAAAGGTTTCAATCGAGGTGGACGTCGGTAACTGCTGTTTCACCGTTTGATAGGTGGATGTGACATTCGAATTGGTTTGCGGTACGCCCGTGATCACCGACATGGACGCCGTGACTTCTTCAAAATGGCGCAACCCGATAACCGGGGGCTGCTCGCCCGCAACCGGCACCGCGGCACTCACACTGCCCTCTATCCTTACGTTGTCGTGACTTCCCAGACGTTCAAAGGTCAGAAAGAATTCATCCGAATTGGAGCCGCCTTCCAATGGCAACACGGTGCCGATCGACGATAACACCTGACCGTTGGTTCCATACAAAGCATTTTCCAACGTGGTTTTTAATTGGGTATAAGCCTGTCCGGTGACCGGCTCCTTGCCGTTGATGCCGATGCGCATGCCTTCCAGAGGAATGCTGGTATAGCTGTCTTGCTCTGCATTGGTATCCGTTCCACTTTGGCGGATGCGATACAGGAAGGGCTGACTGAACAGATAGCTGTAGCTATCAAAAATACTGGTCTGGAACACCACATAGCTGGAGAAGCCGTCGTCGATATCCACCAGATCGGTCACGTTGAACAGCAGGTAGTATTTTTCCCCAACGCCGGCAGCGAAGTTTTTGGTGATGTCGTCCTGAGTCAGCGCCCGGTCGTACACCGCCACAAACCGCAGAATGCCTTCCCACTGATGATCGCCGGTGGTTTCATTACCCAGAATGAACGCAAAACTGTCATCCCAACCAGACAGACTGCCGCCGTCCACAGTGTCGGTATCGCCAGTCCAAGTTCCATTTACATAGATACGGCGACCCGCGATCGGATCAAACGTAATCACCACATGTTGGAGCGTGGCTTGCAGGTCTTCGTCGTCATCGGCGGTGGACAGTGCAACTTCGCCGTTGCCATCGGTGGTACCGCTGCGATGCAGGAAATTGTAGTTATAAAGTGTTTGCCCCAAGGTAAAATTGCGCTCGTCATTATTGGCAGAATAGGTAATGATCCGTGCCGGGCCTTCCTGAGTCACGTTGGCCGAAGCGACCCAGGCTTCCACAGAATAAGCACCGCTGACCTTGATCTTGTCGGACAGTTTTTTACTGGTAGCGGTGTTGGCTTGGGCCCGCCCGCCACTTTGAAACTGCAGGCCGTTACCACCCACCCAGGACACTCCGTTGTTCAGAGTTAATTGCATTTGTGGATTCACTCCGCTGCTGTCGCCCGCGATCAAGCCGGAGCCTTCCGAAAAATCCCACTTGGCAATCGCACCGGCGTCCACCCGGCCACCGCCACTGGCAGGAATACCGTCTTGCTCCAGAATCAACGCTTTGCTGGTGACCCAATCGGCGGGGATTTGGCTGGGCGACGGCACTCTGGATTCGAAATCTTTCACCTCAGTTAACATCTCGTACGCGCCGGATGCGCAACTGTTTCCACAGTTGTGAAATTCACTGCGCAAACGCACTACAAAGCGCGACAATGCATCCGGTAACGCACGGTTCAGCGCGCCGTCATCCAGATCAATTTTGCTGCGCGCCGCATCATAGGCTTCGTTCAAATCGTCACTGGCAAAATACGGTTGTTGCGGTGTAGCCGAGCCGGAGGCATGACAACCAGTACACCCATAATCCGAAAATAAAGGGTAAACCGTTGCCCCAAATGCCGAAACCACGGTGCTGTAATCCGATGCTCCGGCAACGGGTAATTGTTTGGTTACCGTGATTTCATGGTCCAGCGGGGCGCGTAATTCGATAACCGTACTGCCGGAGTTTCCGCTACCGGTCCAGGCTTCTATAGCCCGAGTCATTTCGGTGGCACAGACCGCGGTACTGGCACTCCAGCAGTTATGACCACTGCCGACTTTTGCCACAATGGCCGAAGCAGACGGGTTGTCCAGATCGACAATAGAGAGCGCCTGGGTATAGGCCTGGTTCACATTGTCCTCACGTACAAACTGAGGTGCCTGACCGCCCGTGTTGTGACAGGAGCCACATCGATTGTCGGATCGGTACTGATCAAAGAAGCTGGTTTTGAAGCGCAAAATATCGGCGGTTTCGGGCACCGGGCCAGTATAGGGTCCGGCAGTGGAGGCGTCCGATCCCGGTGTGTTATCCGAGATGCCGTTCCGGTCAACATTTTCCTGAGTGCCGGCTCCCCCGCCGCAACCGGACAGGATGAAAACAGCAGCGATGACCAGTGTTGCGAGCGTTCTGAAAATAATCATCGCTTAGTCTCCCCGGCAATAGGCGGCCGATTCGGAGAACACGCCTTTGAGGTTGTAGTTATTGCCCTGAAAAGCGGACACCATGGAAGACACCTGACTGTGATCATGACTGGTGGCAGGCTCGTGCAGGCACACCGTTTCAAAGACCTGCTTAACCTTGCATTCGGCGAAGGCATCACTGTGCGCCAACTCCATACCCAGCGTTTTGGCACCACGGCAACTGCCGGAGCTGCAGCCGCTTACGCCGTAATTAATGGCATTATCCCAGCCCAGAACGGCATTTTGCCCCTCACGCCAGTAGTTATCCCAACGATCGTCCGGGGTAACATAGCCGTAGCGAAAGTTATCGGCGTTGATCCTGTATTTGCCCTGCACCTGGCCCGGCGTGTATTGCAGCTGGCCTTCGGCGGAGCCTTCCTCACCACTCCATTCGTAGTACGCAAAGGCTTGCGCCATCGGGTCCATACCCGCATGACAACCCACACAACTGTTCATAAAAATACGGCTATCGCCACCGGGACTGCGGGAAACATCCTGCCGCACCCGGTCCGGCGAACGGCTGATGTCTTTGACCTGCTCCAGGTCATTGCACATGAAATTCATCAGGGTAAAACGAAACATGGCGCGATTGGTGCCCGCCACGAAAAAGGCATGTGCGGCTGCTCGTGTGGTCATTACACCGGCAGTAGCAGCGGCAGGCAGACCGGTTACGCTGGATTGGGCTTCCCGCCGTAACACGGCACTGTCGCCCAAATCCGCGCCGCTGGCTTCCAGATCAATGTAGTGTTGATTGCCCGCAACCGAATAAGGGGTCAGAGTGCTGTCCGCGCCCACATAGATGACATCGCCGTACAGCACTTCACGAAAATCACCGCCATCCCGCACCAAACCGATAACGGTGGCAGTAAAGTCGTTCAGGTCGGCAAATTGGGTTTGTTCTTCATTGGTCCAGGGTGTGACCATATTTTTCAGGGTGACGTTATAAAAGCTGGGAGAGTCAAATGCCAGCTCCGCAGCCTGGATCGCCAATGCTTCGCTGTCGGTCACGTTGTCGCGGTTTACATCCATGATGTCCAGCATGGCTTCAAGCTGAATGGCCGTGGGCGGTACTCCTGCGATGCGGTCATACATACGCTTCGCCTGATCACGAGCCCCGGCATGCACGGAGGTGCCCGCCAGCAGGGAGGTCACGCCCAACATGACCAGACCCACTTTTAATACAAACGAAACGCTGTTGTGTTTTCCCATGAAACTGTACCTGTCATTCCCAAACTACTGCCCCGGAGAAAAATTCCACGCACTGCAAAGCAGGCCGGAAAAAGCCAAATCCATTGGAATTAAAATGTGTCCACACTGGTTCTACTCTGAGAACTCTATCGGCACCTGTATTGGCACCTGAACTCGCTGATCGCGAACTGCCCTGGTGAATATAGGTTCAGTGTAAACAGCAATCGACTGGTTGATACGTGAACACCATCCCAATCCGATAAACAGTGCGGTTAATTTTGTTCACTCTGTGAAGCAGTCCAAATTTTGACCAGTAAATTGCAGACCGCGCGCCAAGTTGCGCTATGAGCGCTGCCCCTATCCCCACACTGACCTACACTGAGATTGAAGAGTTAAGCCAAACGACTGGTCAGCGATAACGACGTCTGCGCTGCCAGCAGTCTTATGATGGAATAAGAAAATGAAAATCTATTCGCTGAGCGCCGGAAAAGCGAAGCAAGCCCGATTAAAAACGAAAGCGGTTTTGGCGTTTGTCCTGAGCCTGATGCTTGCCACGCTTTATGGTTGTGGCAGCGACGAGCGTTTACCCGGCAGCGAAACAGCCGGGGAAAGCGACCCGCTCGCCGCGGGCACCCCCATGTTTTATGTTCAGCGCCTGATCAGCGAAGAAACCGACCAACTCAATGATCCGTTGCGCTTTGTGGGTTCAGCCCGCCTGATGATGAAAGAGCGCGCCAGTCAGAACGCAAAAGAAACCAACCTGAGTGGACGTGTTTACAGCGGGAATTACGACGTGCGGGATCTGGATGTGTCTTCTGATGGCCAGTTTGTGTTGTTTTCCATGCGCGCGCCCCAGCTGGAAAACGCCGATGAAGAAGAACAGCCTACCTGGAATATCTGGGAATATGACGTTGAAAACGATGCATTGCGCAGAGTCATTCCCGATGACATTACCGCCGAGCGGGGTCACGACATTACGCCCCGCTACCTGCCCACCGGCGATATTGTGTTCGCATCCACCCGCCAGCAAAAAACCAGAGCCGTGTTACTGGACGAAGGAAAACCGGCCTT contains these protein-coding regions:
- a CDS encoding LamG domain-containing protein, with amino-acid sequence MIIFRTLATLVIAAVFILSGCGGGAGTQENVDRNGISDNTPGSDASTAGPYTGPVPETADILRFKTSFFDQYRSDNRCGSCHNTGGQAPQFVREDNVNQAYTQALSIVDLDNPSASAIVAKVGSGHNCWSASTAVCATEMTRAIEAWTGSGNSGSTVIELRAPLDHEITVTKQLPVAGASDYSTVVSAFGATVYPLFSDYGCTGCHASGSATPQQPYFASDDLNEAYDAARSKIDLDDGALNRALPDALSRFVVRLRSEFHNCGNSCASGAYEMLTEVKDFESRVPSPSQIPADWVTSKALILEQDGIPASGGGRVDAGAIAKWDFSEGSGLIAGDSSGVNPQMQLTLNNGVSWVGGNGLQFQSGGRAQANTATSKKLSDKIKVSGAYSVEAWVASANVTQEGPARIITYSANNDERNFTLGQTLYNYNFLHRSGTTDGNGEVALSTADDDEDLQATLQHVVITFDPIAGRRIYVNGTWTGDTDTVDGGSLSGWDDSFAFILGNETTGDHQWEGILRFVAVYDRALTQDDITKNFAAGVGEKYYLLFNVTDLVDIDDGFSSYVVFQTSIFDSYSYLFSQPFLYRIRQSGTDTNAEQDSYTSIPLEGMRIGINGKEPVTGQAYTQLKTTLENALYGTNGQVLSSIGTVLPLEGGSNSDEFFLTFERLGSHDNVRIEGSVSAAVPVAGEQPPVIGLRHFEEVTASMSVITGVPQTNSNVTSTYQTVKQQLPTSTSIETFVSANQMAVAQMAIEYCSELVDDTVLRNGFFPGFVLNFNLGVSAAFNTPLQRDAIIDPLFARVVGSNMDSQPNEIDMKNELDALIMELAARHSSGNATDTQKIVKATCAATLGSAALLVQ
- a CDS encoding general secretion pathway protein GspF; amino-acid sequence: MKKRFKNTDPNAPLLYPDHPLPKSRRDFIRQGLMTGAAGVLGPGILGLFANPNQAYAALAGDIASLRDGCGITVQGAGKIPFICFDLAGGANIAGSNVLVGQQGGQEDFISTAGYSKMGLPGDMVPGITNPGTGVSEFIDRTMGLLFHSDSAFGRGIREKASVGALSNVDGAVIPARSDNDTGNNPHNPMYGIWRAGADGELLTLIGSRSSESGGNSMSPPMLMDTSVRPTKVDRPSDVTGMVDTGKLVGMLDQADVVNVMESIARISEQKMAAQNIGTVSRDEVIRDMVNCGYIKSADLADRYGNPATLDPASDPDIVGASGIFSSTEFNDNEFQKTASVMKMVVNGFAGAGTVTMGGFDYHTGDRSTGETRDLRAGRCMGACIEYAHRVGVPLFLYVFSDGSVASNGMIDDSMDGRGKGVWTGDNSSTAASFFLVYNPSGRPGMTGAVPGRQVGWFSANGSVNTSSSPAANNPNLLVETVVMNYMALHGEQNNFSAAFPSQGLGNSAMRDSLTVFQSIVSGVI